atgtatatatgagaaaatatgtatacatatatatatacacaaatatataaatgaatatatgtatatataatatatatagatatatacacatacatatatgcatacatatacatatatacatatattcacacacacacacactcatatacacacacacatatatatatatatatatatatatatatatatatatgtatgtatgtatacgtacacatacatacatatatcttttcatcTTTAGGGCGGCGACTGGCTCCTTTCCCCGCACCTAATCAAGTTCTCATTCCATCCCCTTTGTGAGAGACAGACTCCGCGCATGCTCCGAGGCGAGCGAGACGCCCAGTCCCCGCGCCCATATAAACGGCCTTCGTTTTCCCGCAGATGCTGGGGCTACTGGCGGTAGTGCTAGCGCTGGCGAGTGTCTCTTCGCCGTCCTTGGCGCAGGACACGGCTCCAGCCTCGGTTCCAGCTGAGGCCGCGGTTTCAGCTCCTGCAGTAGCGGAGGAGGAGGTTCCAGCGGACTCGGCTGCGGCGGAGAACCAGCCCGGCACCGAAGTGGGTGAGACGAAGGACGGAATCCTGCTCAAGGACACGGACGAGCGGCTCTTCTTCGGCCGTTTCTCGACCACCACGTACACCGGCGTGGCCGTGTCCACCTCGACCGTGTTCTTCTCGTGCCTGCTGGGCACGGCGCCCACTGTGTGCTCGGGCCGCCGCCGCCGGGCCAAGAAGAGCGTCAAGTTTGAGGCTTCCGCCGATTCCTACGTCGAGTACGTTCGCTTCCCGGGCTAAAACgctagcacgcacacacacatacacgcacacgcacacacacacacacacacgcacacgcacacgcacacgcacacgcacacgcacacgcacacgcacacgcacacgcacacgcacacgcacacgcacacgcacacgcacacacacacacagacacagacacagacacagacacagacacagacacagacacacacacacacacacacatatatatacacatatatatacatatgcacacacacacacatatgcatatatataaatatagatctatatatatgtgtgtgtgtgtgcacatgtataaacaaacacacacacacacacacacacacacacacacacacacacacacacacacacacacacaaacacacactcacacacacatatatatgtacatatatgaataaatgggtatgtacgtatatcttacataaatatacacacacacaaatgtatatatacccatatatatgtatatatatgtatatatgtatgtatgtatatataggtatgcataaacatacataaatacatatacatatatatatacacatataacatatacgcacacacacacctatatatatatatatatatatatatatatatatatatatatatattatatatatatatatatacatatgtgtgtgtctgtgtgtgtgtgtgtgtgtgtgtgtgtgtgtgtgtgtgtgtgtgtgtgtgtgtgtgtgtgtacacacatgttaaaacacacacacacacacacacacaaatacacacacacacagacacacacacatatgtgtgtgtgtgtgtgtgtgtgtgtgtgtgtgtgtgtgtgtgtgtgtgtgtgtgtgtgtgtgcaaataagtcttacatatatatgcacacacaaatgcatatatatatatatatatatatatatatatatgtatatatatatatatatatatatatatatataatatatatgtatatacacacatacacatacatatgcatatacacacacacacacacacataaatatttttatatatatacatatttatatacacacatgtataaacacacacacacatatatacatacatatatatatatatatacatatataaatcctacatatatatatatatatatgaacacaaaaatccatacatatataaatatatataaatatatatatgtatatatgcgtatatatatgtatataaatgtatatatatatgtatatatatgtatatatatacacccacacacacatatatacacacatatatataatatatgtatgtatgcatatatcttatatctatctatctatatatatacatatacatacacacacagagatgcatatatatatatatatatatatatatatatatatatacatatatatacacacaactgtgtatatacatatatatatacacatatatatgaatatatatatatatgtatatatatatgtatatgtatatatatgtaaatatgtgtgtgtgtgtgtgtgtgtgtgtgtgtgtgtgtgtgtgtgtgtgtgtgtatacacatatataaatacctatgtgtgtatatatacatatacacatatatatatatatatatatatatatatatatatacatacacacatttatatcttacaaacatacacacacacacctaaatgtacaaataaatggataaatagataaatacatatatggacatatatatatatatatgtatatatatgtatatatatatatatatatatgtgtgtgtgtgtgtgtgtgtgtgtgtgtgtgtgtgtgtgtgtgtatgtgtgtgtgtgtgtgtgtgtgtgtgtgtgtgtgtgtgtgtgtgtgtttgtgtgtatgtatttgtgtatatatacatacatatatatatatatatatatatatatgcacacacacacacacacacacacacacactcacacatatatacacccacatacacagatatgcataaatgtatatatacatagacatgcatatatataaatatatatatatatatatttatatatatgtatatgtatatatacatatacatacatatatatacagacacatatatgtatatgtatatatatgcacacatacatacatattcgtatatgtatatttgtatgtatgtattagtgtgtttgtgtgtgtgtgtgtgtgtgtgtgtgtgagtgtgtgtgtgtgtgtgtgtgtgtgtgtgtgtgtatgtgtgtgtgtgtgtgtgtgtgtacatatatatacatatatatatatacatatatatatgtatatatatgcatatatatatgtatatgtatatatatgtacatatatagatatatatatacatgtatatatacatatacatatatttatttattcatgtacatatatgtacatatgtataaatatatatatatatatatatatatatatatgtgtgtgtatacatacatatttatttattcatgtatatatacacatacatgagtac
The sequence above is drawn from the Penaeus chinensis breed Huanghai No. 1 chromosome 33, ASM1920278v2, whole genome shotgun sequence genome and encodes:
- the LOC125043330 gene encoding uncharacterized protein LOC125043330, with the translated sequence MLGLLAVVLALASVSSPSLAQDTAPASVPAEAAVSAPAVAEEEVPADSAAAENQPGTEVGETKDGILLKDTDERLFFGRFSTTTYTGVAVSTSTVFFSCLLGTAPTVCSGRRRRAKKSVKFEASADSYVDTGLESSQTPGDVGEKDASASEDSSKIFVNVWTTSRTSTTVTVLYTNTSTTLRISLFCIAGFVQVPQFNCVNP